In Carya illinoinensis cultivar Pawnee chromosome 6, C.illinoinensisPawnee_v1, whole genome shotgun sequence, a single genomic region encodes these proteins:
- the LOC122312570 gene encoding inorganic phosphate transporter 1-4-like codes for MANEQNVVLSTLDKAKTQLYHFTTVVIAGMGFFTDSYDLFCISLVTKLLGRIYFHVEGSSKPGTLPPNVAAAVNGVAFCGTLVGQLFFGWLGDRLGRKRVYGITLLLMVGSSIGSGLSFGSSPKAVMATLCFFRFWLGFGIGGDYPLSATIMAEYSNKRTRGAFIAAVFAMQGFGILCGGTVAILVSTIFRALFPAHAYSVDPTGSTVPQADYVWRIILMFGAVPAALTFYWRMKMPETPRYTALVAKNHQKACQDMSKVLNIEIQAVKEVKEEDQKVVVVDQRSNSFGLFSSEFLARHGLHLLGTTTTWFLVDIAYYSQNLFQKDIFSAVGWIPPAKTMSALDELFKIARAQTLIALCGTVPGYWVTVALIDHIGRFAIQLIGFFFMSVFMFALAIPYQHWTQKANHIGFVVMYALTFFFANFGPNSTTFIVPAEIFPARLRSTCHGISAASGKAGAIVGAFGFLYASQNQDKSKADPGYPAGIGMRNSLLVLAFVNVLGIFFTFLVPESKGKSLEEMSREEEGGQEQPNNV; via the exons ATGGCCAACGAGCAGAATGTCGTCCTGAGCACGCTAGACAAAGCCAAGACTCAGCTATACCACTTCACCACAGTGGTTATCGCCGGCATGGGGTTCTTCACCGATTCCTACGATCTTTTCTGCATCTCCCTCGTCACGAAGCTACTCGGTCGCATATATTTTCACGTCGAGGGATCATCGAAGCCAGGTACTCTGCCGCCTAACGTCGCCGCCGCTGTTAATGGAGTCGCGTTCTGCGGAACCCTAGTCGGGCAGCTCTTTTTCGGTTGGCTTGGTGATAGGTTGGGTCGGAAGCGCGTCTATGGCATCACGCTCTTGCTTATGGTTGGGAGTTCCATTGGTTCTGGACTCTCGTTTGGGAGCTCCCCAAAGGCGGTGATGGCGACTCTGTGTTTTTTCAG GTTTTGGTTGGGGTTTGGTATCGGCGGAGATTACCCGCTCTCTGCAACAATCATGGCTGAGTATTCGAACAAGAGAACTCGGGGGGCTTTCATTGCTGCAGTTTTCGCTATGCAAGGGTTTGGAATTCTCTGTGGTGGAACTGTGGCTATATTAGTTTCTACAATCTTTCGTGCTCTATTCCCGGCCCACGCTTACTCCGTCGATCCTACCGGATCCACTGTCCCTCAGGCAGACTATGTATGGCGGATCATTCTCATGTTCGGCGCAGTCCCGGCCGCTTTGACGTTCTATTGGCGCATGAAGATGCCGGAAACCCCTCGTTACACTGCCTTAGTTGCCAAGAATCACCAGAAAGCATGCCAAGATATGTCAAAAGTTTTGAACATTGAGATTCAAGCAGTGAAGGAGGTGAAAGAGGAGGATCAGAAGGTCGTGGTGGTTGATCAAAGAAGCAATTCTTTCGGGTTGTTCTCCTCAGAATTTCTTGCTCGCCATGGGCTGCACTTGTTGGGGACGACAACGACATGGTTCTTGGTGGACATTGCATATTATAGTCAGAATCTGTTCCAAAAGGACATTTTCAGTGCAGTTGGTTGGATCCCTCCTGCAAAAACCATGAGTGCCCTTGATGAGCTCTTCAAGATTGCAAGGGCTCAAACCTTGATTGCTCTCTGCGGCACTGTTCCTGGATACTGGGTCACAGTTGCACTCATCGACCATATCGGACGTTTTGCGATTCAGCTAATTGGGTTTTTCTTCATGTCAGTTTTCATGTTTGCCCTAGCCATTCCTTACCAGCACTGGACACAAAAGGCAAACCATATTGGCTTTGTGGTAATGTATGCGCTAACCTTCTTCTTCGCCAATTTTGGGCCAAATAGCACCACGTTCATCGTGCCCGCGGAGATCTTCCCTGCAAGGCTTCGATCAACTTGCCATGGTATTTCGGCTGCTTCAGGGAAAGCTGGTGCAATTGTGGGAGCTTTTGGGTTCTTATATGCGTCACAGAATCAGGACAAGTCGAAGGCTGACCCGGGGTACCCTGCCGGAATTGGAATGAGAAACTCTCTCCTTGTGCTCGCTTTTGTCAATGTGCTTGGGATATTCTTCACATTCTTGGTGCCGGAGTCGAAGGGAAAATCGCTGGAGGAAATGTCGAGGGAGGAAGAAGGAGGTCAAGAGCAACCCAACAATGTTTAA